CTGGCAACTGACGCTGACGCAAACTGAGATGCTGGCGGGATGAATGCTGAACGGGCGGGCAGCGCGACTGGGCTCCCTCCCCTGCTCATCGGACAAGAAAATTTTCGGCGCGAATGTCACACCGTCGGATCCTGCCTCGTCATGGTAGTGCAACCAACAAGAGGAAAGCAACCATGACTGCAAAACTTGATCCTTTCGCCGCTGCTCCTTCGCTGATGAAGAACTGGATGGGCACTTCGGTCGCCGTCGCTTCCAGCCTCGAGCCGACGCTCATCGAACTCGTGAAAATCCGTGCATCGCAGATCAACGGCTGCGCCAACTGCATCAATATGCATACAGTGGAAGCGCGCGCGAAGGGCGAGACGGAGCAGCGGATCTATCTTCTGTCGGCCTGGCGCGAGGCCCCTTGCTATTCCGAACGTGAGCGCGCCGCGCTCGGCTGGACGGAGGTTCTGACGCGGCTATCAGAAGGACATGCGCACGAAAGTGCCTATCAGGCCTTGAAGGCTCAGTTTACGGAGGAGGAACAGGTGAAGCTCACGCTGATGATCAATGTCATTAACGGGTGGAACCGCCTCGCGGTCGGCTTCGGCTTGTGGGTCGATCCGGCGGCCGCGAAGGCCGCCCAGGCGGCCGCCTGATGTCGGATCCGATGCACGAGGATGCAGCGGCGAGCTTCGATCCGCTGCGTCCCAAGCTCATGCGCGTCGCCTATCGAATGCTCGGCTCCGTCGCCGACGCAGAGGATATGGTACAGGAGGCCTTCATCCGCTGGATGAGGGCCGACCGCGCCGCGGTGCGCGAGCCCGAGGCCTTCCTTCGCCGAACCGTCACGCGGCTCTGCCTGGATCAGCTCAAATCAGCGCGACGCCAGCGGGAGACCTATGTCGGTCCTTGGCTTCCCGACCCCGTGGTGGTGGAAGAGGAGGACGACGGAGACGTCACCTTGCCGCTGATGCTGGCACTGGAACGGCTTTCTCCACTCGAGCGAGCGGCTTTCCTGCTGCACGATGTGTTCGGACTGGGATTCGAGGAAGTCGCAGCGACGATCAAGCGCGATCCGGCTGCCTGCCGCCAGCTCGCCACCCGCGCGCGTGCCCATGTCCGCGAGGCGAGGCCTCGCTTCCGGATTGAAAAGGAGCGTGGTCTCGAGTTTGCGGAGGCCTTCTTCACCGCGTCCCGCAGCGGCGACATGAAAACGCTTGGTGCGATGCTGGCGGCAGACGTCAGTGTCCATGCCGACGGCGGCGGCAAGCGGGCGGCAGCAATCGAGCCGATCATCGGATTCGATGCCGTCATGAAGGTCCATGAAAAGCTGGCCGCTCTGTTCCAGACGCATGGCTCGAAACTTCTTCGCGTCGGCTTGGTAAACGGACTGCCCGGTTTCATCACGCTGGAAGCCGATGGCGAACTCCAGACGACCGCGCTCGAAATCGAGGATGGCAAGATCGCCGCAATCTATGTGGTCAGAAACCCTGACAAGCTGAGGCACCTGCACTAACCAATTTGGGCCACCTCGATCAGGCGCAAGGAGAATTACGCCAAAGCGGCTTCGAGGATATGGCGGTTGCGCAGCAACCAGGCGACGCTGCGCGTCTGCCACGCGATTCCCCAAACACGCGGCACATGTTCCGATTCGGGCGTGATCTGCTGCTCGATCACTTCGTTGGCGGCGCTCTGGGAGGCAAACTCGAT
The Ensifer sp. WSM1721 genome window above contains:
- a CDS encoding carboxymuconolactone decarboxylase family protein; protein product: MTAKLDPFAAAPSLMKNWMGTSVAVASSLEPTLIELVKIRASQINGCANCINMHTVEARAKGETEQRIYLLSAWREAPCYSERERAALGWTEVLTRLSEGHAHESAYQALKAQFTEEEQVKLTLMINVINGWNRLAVGFGLWVDPAAAKAAQAAA
- a CDS encoding sigma-70 family RNA polymerase sigma factor; the encoded protein is MSDPMHEDAAASFDPLRPKLMRVAYRMLGSVADAEDMVQEAFIRWMRADRAAVREPEAFLRRTVTRLCLDQLKSARRQRETYVGPWLPDPVVVEEEDDGDVTLPLMLALERLSPLERAAFLLHDVFGLGFEEVAATIKRDPAACRQLATRARAHVREARPRFRIEKERGLEFAEAFFTASRSGDMKTLGAMLAADVSVHADGGGKRAAAIEPIIGFDAVMKVHEKLAALFQTHGSKLLRVGLVNGLPGFITLEADGELQTTALEIEDGKIAAIYVVRNPDKLRHLH